One window of Mixophyes fleayi isolate aMixFle1 chromosome 3, aMixFle1.hap1, whole genome shotgun sequence genomic DNA carries:
- the LOC142144242 gene encoding uncharacterized protein LOC142144242 isoform X1 yields the protein MAREEKVSVGDAGEEKVSVGVAGEEKVSVGVAGEEKVSVGVAAMETETESEMVLEGPENVEKVKVGDGDTQEEQRANPMSPREVEMMVKVLDQYDYDIKKERRINGEKACLDTTDTTNVTPVIKQEKIDGESQDMKEVRYKGISVNMYRQLNALVTYLYRYNNQNGACFPEYMEVKPAIIAIAPQGPKHKLISSSVQGKEIKGNRNPSDIKKKMKNLEKNFVEMCMLFGTVLPQSSSTFKV from the exons atggcaagggaggagaaagtgtcagtgggggatgcgggtgaggagaaggtgtcagtgggggttgcgggtgaggagaaggtgtcagtgggggttgcgggtgaggagaaggtgtcagtgggggttgcagctatggagacggagactgaGTCAGAGATGGTACTGGAAGGGCcagaaaatgttgaaaaagttaaggtgggggatggagatactcaagaagagcaaagagcaaatccaatgagcccaagagaggtggagatgatggtcaaagtactggaccagtacgactacgacattaaaaaag aacgaagaattaacggtgagaaggcctgtttagataccactgataccactaatgtaacacctgttatcaaacaagaaaaaattgatggtgaatcccaagatatgaaagaagttagatacaaaggtatttcagtgaacatgtatagacaactaaatgctttggtcacatacctgtaccgttataataaccaaaatggcgcctgttttccagaatatatggaggttaagcccgctattattgcgattgcgccacagggaccaaaacataaactgatctcgagcagtgtgcaag gtaaagaaatcaaagggaatagaaacccaagcgacatcaagaaaaaaatgaaaaatcttgagaaaaattttgttgaaatgtgtatgttgtttggaactgttctgccacaaagcAGTAGCacttttaaagtgtaa
- the LOC142144242 gene encoding uncharacterized protein LOC142144242 isoform X2, with product MAREEKVSVGDAGEEKVSVGVAGEEKVSVGVAGEEKVSVGVAAMETETESEMVLEGPENVEKVKVGDGDTQEEQRANPMSPREVEMMVKVLDQYDYDIKKERRINGEKACLDTTDTTNVTPVIKQEKIDGESQDMKEVRYKEYMEVKPAIIAIAPQGPKHKLISSSVQGKEIKGNRNPSDIKKKMKNLEKNFVEMCMLFGTVLPQSSSTFKV from the exons atggcaagggaggagaaagtgtcagtgggggatgcgggtgaggagaaggtgtcagtgggggttgcgggtgaggagaaggtgtcagtgggggttgcgggtgaggagaaggtgtcagtgggggttgcagctatggagacggagactgaGTCAGAGATGGTACTGGAAGGGCcagaaaatgttgaaaaagttaaggtgggggatggagatactcaagaagagcaaagagcaaatccaatgagcccaagagaggtggagatgatggtcaaagtactggaccagtacgactacgacattaaaaaag aacgaagaattaacggtgagaaggcctgtttagataccactgataccactaatgtaacacctgttatcaaacaagaaaaaattgatggtgaatcccaagatatgaaagaagttagatacaaag aatatatggaggttaagcccgctattattgcgattgcgccacagggaccaaaacataaactgatctcgagcagtgtgcaag gtaaagaaatcaaagggaatagaaacccaagcgacatcaagaaaaaaatgaaaaatcttgagaaaaattttgttgaaatgtgtatgttgtttggaactgttctgccacaaagcAGTAGCacttttaaagtgtaa